From Syntrophales bacterium:
CACGCAAAACTTCCAGCGGGATTTCCGGGATTTCTTTTCGAGGGCCGCCATCTTCAATCAAGTATTCAATTTTGAGATTCTGCTGCAAAAAACGAAACGCATTCTCATAGTTAGAAATTAGATCAACCTTAAAATCCTTCCGGTCAAGTATCTTGGTTTTTGTAGTACCCTTAAAAAGAACACAGGTAATGAAACTGTGACGAATATGGGTTTCAATATTTTTACCGAAAAATAGTGCTCCGGCATTTGTAATCTGGAACCCAACCATCTCTTCGGCGAACCCCAAATTCACCAGTAAATCTTCCCTATTCTCAGGCGGCGCAATTGCCGCTTCAGACAAGAAGCGACGCCACCGGGTATCATCAAATTCTCCAGGATAATCAAACCCTCTACAGGCCTGCATATCGAATTTGAATTTTCCCGCATCTGCGGCAAGGGATAATATTTCATTCCTCGTCAACTTTTGAGAATTAGGCCCTTCTCTCAGAAAAAACCCCTTCGAACACCGTACCGGCTTGTCACGGCTTTCATCAATCGAAATAACAAGCAGTTTTACACCTTCATGCCGTACTGTTTTTATATGTATCGTAATCCGGGGATCGCAGTTATTGGCAATATCTTGGATTTTTGAACGTGTCGTATTGTCAGTGGAGCAACCTGTAATTCCGCCATCATCCGCAACTCCTATGACAATTTTGCCCCCGGATGCATTGGCAAAGGCAACCATTTCCCTGGCGAGACTTTCCCCAACCTGCTTTTTGAACTCAACAAAATATCCCTCGCCTTGTTTGATAAGTTCTTGTAATTCCTTCTTCTTCATTATCGTTCTTTCAACATATCGGCATTCCACTGCTGCCTGAAAAATTCACTCGCATTTTAGATATTGCATTTCCGAAATTAGTAAGGTGTCCCCCGAATCTTACCCCCGAATCTGTAGAAAAGCCCTGTTTTTCAGGACGGTTTAATTATTTCCCAGCGACCGCCTCTTCTGCTGCCTGCTCTTTTGAGAACCCCTTTACTTTTTAACTTATTAACATATTCTATCACTGTATTTCTGCTGATGGATAGATTTATTGCGATATTTTCAAAGGTAATATGATTGTCTGTCTGTATCTGCTTAAAGATTTTATCCTCAAGCCCCGTTAAATAAATATCTTGATCTTCGGCTTTCATAGGGGTCTTTGAAGGGGTTTTTATAGGGGTCTTTATGGGGGTATGGCGCAGCTCCACCTTAAAAAAGTCACCCGTTTCGGTTATACTATAAGAAACGTCGGGATAATCTGTCAGCATTTTTCGAATTCGTATAAAACCTGTCCCATATTTTTCGATATCTCCCATCAGGTAGAACGATTCTGCGAGCAGCTTATTGCGGATGGACGATACGTAATCATCCCGCTCAAGTTCTTCAATAGTCAGGTTGCCGTAAATCCTGCCCGGATTGGTAAATACGATCCTGTCGTCAAAAATTTTAATGACGATATCTGATGAATGCTTATAATCACGGTGAACAACAGAATTTAAAAGCAACTCACGAATGGTCTCCAGTGGATACTGCCACTTTTCCTTCCGCTTCAGGCTCCCATCGAATCGGTAGGAAAGACTGATATGCTTCTTTATAAAGATCATGGCTTCATCAAGGGCGACAAGAAGAGGATCTTTTATCAACAGATCATCAATAATCGTATCTTCGGATTTAAACCTTCCGATATGAATGGAATAGCCGTGGTTGCCGAAGAGCAGCATGGCAGCCAGAGTCGGCTTACCGGCCTGGACTAATTTTAGCTTTGTCAGGTTAGTCAGCAGGTCATCTTGAAGATTAATCCGACCTCTTGAGTTTGTTGTTTCAATAAATCGTTCCAGCAGGGCGTTATCCAATGAAGACAGGTTTTCTTTCAGCGGGCAGGCATCATAAGAGACACTTAGACTCTGCTGCTGCAGGTCCACAATTTCATCCAGTGAGAGCAGGTGATTGCTGTTCTTGGCTCGTTTGTAATAACGGTTCTTAAAGGAGACAGGTTTTATGGGATACTCACTTATTTCGAATATCAGAACAGTCTTTCCATCAATCTCATGTTCATCAACGTTGGGCATAATTTGAGGATAGGTGGCAACCTTGATATCATTGAGATACCGTTGCACTGTTTCCGGAGAAACTTCGACACCGCATATATGTCCTTTGCTATCCACGCCGACGATAACCTTACCGCCCTTTGTATTGGCAAATGCCACCAGAGATATTATGGCCTCCTTGTTGAACCCGGCTTTGAATTCAACAGTTTCAGATTCGCCAGCCTTCAGCAATTTCATGATATCCATATTTCACCTCAAATCGGCCAGATACCAACTGGTAATGGTGGAAATTGTAGATGGCTCCGCAGAAAATTGTTGCAATGCCATCATAATTGTTTCTTTCCGTTAGACCGCAACCCTGACTTTGCCGGTTAACATATCGTGCATGATGCCTTTTTGCATATCAAGCAACCAAGCTTGCTTCCTGGAAGCTGAAATATATCCCTCTTGCAACCGAGACGCCGATAGATGGCGTCAATAGGCAACGGGATATTTATAGATGGAAAAATCTGTACCTGCATCATCTTCCAGTCCTGAACTGATCAATGCGGTTCATATATGTTAGCCAAAAGTAGATTCGATTTCCTTTCTGTAATCTAAAATGAGGCTGTCAGCAGGGACTCCACCCCAAATGAGCCATTGGAGTAAATCATCCATAAATATTAGGGACACTTCCCCTATTTCTCCGATACAGCCCTTGGTGTTGTTGGGTTTCGTTCCTCCCGCCAGAGGCGGATCTTCGACAACCCAACCTGCAAACTACTCTTATCTGTTGATTCATTGTCTCCACTCACAAAACCCTCAACTTTTTGAATGCATGTGAGCATGTGTTCAATATAGACACGATCATCTTTCATAATGGTACTGCCTCGCTAAGTACCTGCTCGCGAATACGCGGATTATGTAATGCTTTTTCTGTTACGATATCTACTTTTCTTTCGAGGAGGTCCTGGATATCCATCAATAAAGCGCCTAAATCAAACAAATCCCGGTCTGGCGCCAGGTCGACAAGCAAGTCAATATCACTGTCATCGGTAGCATCATCTCTGGTCATTGACCCGAAGACACGGATATTTGAAACGCCGTATTGACGAGACAACTGCAGTATTTGTTCTCGTTTATCAACAATTATTTTGGCGATCGGCATAATTTACTCCTTCATCCGATAGGTTAATATTAGGGATACTTCCCCTATTTTTGATACAGCCCTTGGTGTTGTTGGGTTTCGTTCCTTCAGTTTTTGCCTGATACATCGGCCTGCTAACAAACAATTGCCAATCATTCCAAACGGTATGTCCTTGGTGTGCGGTTACCACTGTCAGGCAGCCTTAATTTCAATGCCTTTTTCTCTTATTTCATGTATCAACGGTACCCATGTATTTTTTTCAAATGCTTCGGATGAAATCGGTACTGG
This genomic window contains:
- a CDS encoding putative DNA binding domain-containing protein; this translates as MKKKELQELIKQGEGYFVEFKKQVGESLAREMVAFANASGGKIVIGVADDGGITGCSTDNTTRSKIQDIANNCDPRITIHIKTVRHEGVKLLVISIDESRDKPVRCSKGFFLREGPNSQKLTRNEILSLAADAGKFKFDMQACRGFDYPGEFDDTRWRRFLSEAAIAPPENREDLLVNLGFAEEMVGFQITNAGALFFGKNIETHIRHSFITCVLFKGTTKTKILDRKDFKVDLISNYENAFRFLQQNLKIEYLIEDGGPRKEIPEIPLEVLREALVNAVVHRDYFEEGAGILVEVYDDRVEIINPGRLLFDSSKFGKLSVARNPILFDAFHRLGITEKIGSGINRMREAMAEREIEIAFDTGDFFIVTLARQTATPQVTEQVTEQVTEQVTEQAEKSKEILKFCTTPKSTSEIMDFLELKHREHFRAKILQPLLKQGLLKPTIPDKPTSSRQKYYSTKEKK
- a CDS encoding putative DNA binding domain-containing protein, which gives rise to MKLLKAGESETVEFKAGFNKEAIISLVAFANTKGGKVIVGVDSKGHICGVEVSPETVQRYLNDIKVATYPQIMPNVDEHEIDGKTVLIFEISEYPIKPVSFKNRYYKRAKNSNHLLSLDEIVDLQQQSLSVSYDACPLKENLSSLDNALLERFIETTNSRGRINLQDDLLTNLTKLKLVQAGKPTLAAMLLFGNHGYSIHIGRFKSEDTIIDDLLIKDPLLVALDEAMIFIKKHISLSYRFDGSLKRKEKWQYPLETIRELLLNSVVHRDYKHSSDIVIKIFDDRIVFTNPGRIYGNLTIEELERDDYVSSIRNKLLAESFYLMGDIEKYGTGFIRIRKMLTDYPDVSYSITETGDFFKVELRHTPIKTPIKTPSKTPMKAEDQDIYLTGLEDKIFKQIQTDNHITFENIAINLSISRNTVIEYVNKLKSKGVLKRAGSRRGGRWEIIKPS
- a CDS encoding nucleotidyltransferase domain-containing protein, encoding MPIAKIIVDKREQILQLSRQYGVSNIRVFGSMTRDDATDDSDIDLLVDLAPDRDLFDLGALLMDIQDLLERKVDIVTEKALHNPRIREQVLSEAVPL